In a genomic window of Coprococcus eutactus:
- a CDS encoding Na/Pi cotransporter family protein yields the protein MDERVKIVFGLLGGLAMFLYGMNSMSDALQKAAGERMKRILGFLTKNPLMGALAGALVTAVLQSSSATTVMVIGFVSAGLMSLPQAISVIFGANIGTTMTAQLMAFKISNYIYPIIFIGFIMNFVFKKEKIRNVGMVIFSFGLLFEGIEVMGGVMKPLASSAIFVDLMGKVSEIPVLGVVLGAVMTLVVQSSSATIAVLQNFASQPGPDGIHSVIGLAGAIPILFGDNIGTTITALLASIGQSKNAKRTAIAHSTFNITGTILFMFLIRPLAAFVQWISPKGDELDIISRQIANAHTTFNVACTLIWLPLIPVMVKIVKFIIRGEDKKNSEGFVAKYLDDKAMSQPAAAIYMAAKEISRLSAHAGKMIEAMKNAIEKRNITDIRDKYVDEHDKVKELQDIIVDFITKLISSGNLTEKQAEQAAGLVVVSNNIERIADRCDEVDGLYKKILDNGQLLSDAAITDLTACMDMTEKLFSESMNAIITGDSETPDKVAADKKKIRKLQRQAGKAHLARVKKNTCVRSLTADYSSLLYSMDRMADNCISIAEEAIDDFTFDKLDIENMDSDSEVMVKAGAQA from the coding sequence GTGGACGAAAGAGTTAAGATAGTATTTGGGTTGCTGGGAGGACTTGCCATGTTCCTATATGGAATGAACAGCATGAGCGATGCACTTCAAAAGGCAGCAGGAGAAAGGATGAAGAGAATATTGGGATTTCTTACCAAGAATCCTTTGATGGGAGCTTTGGCGGGAGCACTTGTAACCGCAGTTCTCCAGAGCAGTTCGGCGACTACGGTCATGGTCATCGGATTTGTAAGTGCAGGACTCATGAGTCTGCCACAGGCTATATCGGTAATATTTGGAGCAAATATAGGAACGACCATGACGGCACAGCTTATGGCGTTCAAGATCAGCAATTACATATATCCGATCATATTCATAGGCTTTATTATGAACTTTGTGTTCAAGAAGGAAAAGATCAGAAATGTTGGTATGGTCATATTCTCATTTGGACTTCTCTTTGAAGGTATCGAGGTCATGGGTGGTGTTATGAAACCACTTGCCAGCAGTGCGATATTTGTGGATCTGATGGGCAAGGTGTCAGAGATACCGGTTCTCGGAGTTGTACTTGGCGCAGTTATGACCTTGGTTGTACAGAGTAGTTCGGCGACCATTGCGGTACTTCAGAACTTTGCGTCACAGCCTGGACCTGACGGAATACATAGTGTCATAGGTCTGGCAGGGGCGATACCTATCCTTTTCGGAGATAACATTGGAACAACTATCACAGCGCTTCTGGCATCCATAGGACAGTCCAAGAATGCCAAGAGAACAGCTATCGCGCACAGTACATTCAATATCACAGGAACCATACTTTTCATGTTCCTTATAAGACCGCTGGCTGCATTTGTGCAGTGGATATCACCAAAGGGGGATGAACTTGACATCATATCAAGGCAGATAGCAAATGCGCATACCACGTTCAATGTCGCATGTACACTTATCTGGCTGCCTCTGATACCTGTTATGGTGAAGATAGTGAAGTTTATCATCAGGGGTGAGGACAAGAAAAATTCAGAGGGCTTTGTAGCCAAGTATCTTGATGATAAAGCTATGTCACAGCCTGCGGCAGCTATCTACATGGCTGCAAAGGAGATATCAAGACTGTCGGCTCATGCGGGCAAGATGATAGAGGCTATGAAAAATGCTATAGAGAAGAGAAATATTACAGATATCCGAGACAAATATGTGGATGAGCATGATAAGGTCAAGGAGCTTCAGGATATAATAGTTGATTTCATCACAAAGCTGATATCAAGCGGTAACCTTACTGAGAAACAGGCAGAGCAGGCGGCAGGACTCGTGGTAGTCAGCAACAATATAGAGCGTATAGCAGACAGGTGCGATGAGGTGGATGGTCTGTATAAAAAGATCCTGGACAATGGACAACTGCTGTCGGATGCTGCGATAACCGACCTGACAGCCTGTATGGATATGACGGAGAAACTTTTCAGTGAGTCAATGAATGCGATAATTACGGGAGACAGCGAAACTCCTGACAAGGTTGCTGCAGACAAGAAGAAGATAAGAAAGCTCCAGAGACAGGCAGGCAAGGCTCATCTCGCAAGAGTCAAGAAAAACACCTGTGTGAGAAGCCTGACAGCGGATTATTCGTCACTCCTTTACAGCATGGACCGTATGGCGGACAACTGCATATCCATTGCGGAAGAGGCAATCGACGATTTCACATTTGACAAACTTGATATAGAGAATATGGATAGCGACAGTGAAGTCATGGTGAAGGCAGGTGCTCAGGCATGA
- a CDS encoding helix-turn-helix domain-containing protein has protein sequence MYALIHVTSRKVADKCGVSRQAVAKWEKGINFIILSLDRLF, from the coding sequence ATATATGCGTTAATTCATGTCACATCTAGAAAAGTTGCAGATAAATGTGGTGTTTCGCGTCAGGCTGTAGCAAAATGGGAGAAAGGTATTAACTTTATAATACTATCACTGGATAGACTGTTTTAA
- a CDS encoding cupin domain-containing protein, whose translation MKISFDSLEEQNIQNFKGGEGVFKPRMHVGNYNKIMRATLPAGSSIGLHTHDTNSEIIFIISGVGTMEYDDTMEILNPGDCHYCPPGHSHSLKNNGDEDLVFYAVVPEHN comes from the coding sequence ATGAAGATATCATTTGATTCACTTGAGGAGCAGAATATTCAGAACTTTAAGGGCGGCGAAGGCGTATTCAAGCCACGCATGCACGTAGGCAATTACAACAAGATCATGAGGGCAACACTTCCAGCCGGAAGTTCTATAGGACTTCACACACATGACACCAACAGCGAAATTATATTTATCATCTCAGGAGTTGGGACCATGGAGTATGACGATACCATGGAGATACTCAATCCGGGCGACTGCCATTATTGCCCACCGGGACACAGCCATAGTCTGAAGAACAACGGCGATGAGGATCTGGTGTTCTATGCTGTAGTGCCAGAGCACAATTAG
- the pdxR gene encoding MocR-like pyridoxine biosynthesis transcription factor PdxR, with the protein MLTYSFDDRGMDFLYEHLYKEIKNDILMGNLKAHEKLPSKRALAAHLNVSVVTVENAYSQLLAEGYIYSKPKSGFYVCDVKAEDADVVGVRNAYYASEYKGGTEGSVMKDNARQNMTSDESDVAYLRGIRSEDHVTEHSHVIRDHAESPGQNRFFADFVNNSTLSENFPFSTWTKLMRETMMDDREKLMKRSPSGGIFELRKAIADYLYQFRGMSVSPNQIIVGAGTEYLYGLIIQLLGRDSVYGVENPGYQKIQHIYDAYQVKCCYIDMDESGVNIDSLERSGADVVHISPSHHFPTGTVTPASRRYELLGWAAKQEGRYIIEDEYDSEFRLVGNPIPALQSIDASDKVIYMNTFSKSLSSTIRISYMVLPIPLMVRYNHVLSFYACTVSNFDQYTLTRFIQEGYLEKHINRMRKFYRNSRDRILGCIRSHRLYPQVTIKEENAGLHFLMEIDTSYTDREMVDRAAAAGINISSLSQYCHGKEQEDSHTLVINYSGIEEDIIEEACDRLLESVVCLTT; encoded by the coding sequence ATGCTGACTTATTCATTTGATGACAGGGGGATGGATTTCCTCTATGAACATTTGTACAAAGAGATAAAAAATGACATATTGATGGGAAATCTTAAAGCCCATGAGAAACTGCCGTCAAAGAGGGCACTTGCAGCTCATCTGAATGTGAGCGTGGTCACTGTGGAGAATGCCTACAGCCAGCTTCTTGCGGAGGGGTATATTTATTCCAAGCCGAAGAGCGGGTTCTATGTGTGTGACGTGAAGGCCGAGGATGCGGATGTTGTGGGAGTGCGCAATGCCTACTATGCCAGTGAATATAAGGGTGGTACAGAAGGTTCCGTAATGAAAGATAATGCAAGGCAGAACATGACCTCAGATGAATCGGACGTTGCATACTTGCGCGGAATACGATCGGAAGACCATGTGACAGAGCATTCTCATGTGATCAGGGATCACGCAGAATCCCCTGGCCAGAACAGGTTCTTTGCCGACTTTGTAAACAATTCCACCCTCAGTGAGAACTTTCCATTTTCGACATGGACGAAGCTCATGAGGGAGACGATGATGGATGATCGGGAAAAGCTTATGAAGAGATCACCGTCTGGTGGTATATTTGAACTCAGAAAGGCCATTGCGGATTATCTCTATCAGTTCAGGGGGATGTCTGTAAGCCCGAACCAGATCATAGTCGGCGCGGGAACGGAATATCTGTATGGTCTTATCATACAGCTTCTCGGCAGGGACAGCGTATACGGTGTGGAGAATCCGGGATATCAGAAGATACAGCACATATACGATGCATATCAAGTGAAATGCTGTTATATAGACATGGATGAGAGCGGTGTCAACATAGATTCGCTAGAGCGGTCCGGGGCTGATGTGGTGCATATATCACCGTCACACCATTTCCCTACGGGAACTGTCACTCCGGCGAGCAGGAGATATGAACTGCTGGGCTGGGCGGCAAAGCAGGAGGGCAGATATATCATAGAGGATGAATATGACAGTGAATTCCGTCTGGTTGGAAATCCAATCCCGGCGCTTCAGAGTATAGACGCATCTGATAAAGTCATTTACATGAATACATTTTCAAAAAGTTTGTCATCAACCATACGAATAAGCTACATGGTATTGCCAATACCGCTCATGGTAAGGTATAATCATGTACTAAGCTTTTATGCGTGTACGGTGTCGAATTTTGATCAGTATACACTCACAAGGTTTATCCAGGAGGGGTATCTGGAAAAGCACATCAACAGGATGAGAAAGTTTTACAGGAACAGCAGGGACAGGATACTCGGTTGTATCAGGAGTCACAGGCTGTATCCACAGGTAACGATAAAGGAAGAGAATGCAGGTCTTCATTTCCTTATGGAGATCGACACGTCATACACGGACAGAGAGATGGTGGACAGGGCTGCCGCGGCAGGAATCAACATATCCAGCCTCAGCCAGTACTGCCACGGAAAAGAGCAGGAGGACAGCCACACACTGGTTATCAATTATTCGGGCATAGAAGAAGACATAATAGAGGAAGCCTGTGACAGACTTCTTGAGAGTGTGGTGTGCTTGACGACATAG
- a CDS encoding HAD family hydrolase has product MRYKAAIFDMDGTILNTLEDLTDSTNYALAHHGFPERTIDEVRRFVGNGIRKLIERAVPAGTDVATIDKVFDTFASYYKEHSAIKTRPYDGIHDAIAKLRAAGVKTAVVSNKADFAVQDLCVDYFPGMFDFALGEKSGIAKKPAPDMVEECLRTLGLEKKDVVYIGDSDVDLATARNSGTNVIMVGWGFRDEEFIMSLGAPFVIHEPQKIVDIILGE; this is encoded by the coding sequence ATGAGATACAAGGCAGCGATATTTGATATGGATGGAACAATACTCAATACTCTGGAGGACCTGACAGACAGTACAAACTATGCTCTTGCTCATCATGGATTCCCTGAGAGAACTATAGATGAGGTTAGAAGATTTGTTGGGAATGGCATACGAAAGCTCATTGAGAGAGCTGTGCCGGCGGGAACTGATGTGGCAACGATAGATAAGGTGTTTGATACATTTGCTTCTTATTATAAGGAGCACAGTGCCATCAAGACCAGACCATATGACGGAATACATGATGCCATCGCAAAGCTCAGGGCAGCAGGTGTGAAGACTGCGGTTGTGTCCAACAAGGCGGATTTCGCAGTCCAGGATCTGTGTGTTGACTATTTCCCGGGAATGTTTGATTTCGCACTTGGTGAGAAGTCTGGCATAGCAAAGAAACCGGCACCTGACATGGTGGAGGAGTGCCTCAGAACGCTTGGTCTTGAGAAGAAGGATGTCGTATATATAGGTGACTCTGACGTGGATCTTGCCACAGCAAGAAATTCTGGAACGAATGTCATCATGGTTGGCTGGGGATTCAGAGACGAGGAGTTCATCATGAGCCTTGGAGCACCATTTGTCATTCATGAACCACAGAAGATAGTTGACATAATACTGGGAGAGTAG
- a CDS encoding Hsp20/alpha crystallin family protein, with translation MLMPSIIGDSFLDDFFGYPERTYAAPKQTQMNGFMQADVAESEDAYTVEMNLPGVKKENVKIELKDGYLIVNASTKSETTEEDKRTKYIRKERYSGSGSRTFYVGKDLTQEDIKAKFEDGVLKLTVPKIEKKPEEPKSKYITIE, from the coding sequence ATGTTAATGCCTAGTATTATTGGAGATAGCTTTTTAGATGATTTCTTTGGATATCCTGAGAGGACTTATGCAGCACCAAAGCAGACTCAGATGAATGGATTTATGCAGGCTGATGTAGCCGAGAGTGAGGATGCATACACAGTTGAGATGAATCTCCCAGGAGTTAAGAAAGAGAATGTGAAGATAGAGCTCAAGGATGGATACCTGATCGTGAACGCTTCTACAAAGAGTGAGACTACAGAGGAGGATAAGAGGACAAAGTATATCCGCAAGGAGCGTTACAGTGGCTCAGGCAGCAGAACCTTCTATGTTGGCAAGGATCTGACTCAGGAAGATATCAAAGCCAAGTTTGAAGACGGAGTGCTTAAGCTCACAGTTCCAAAGATTGAGAAGAAACCGGAAGAGCCAAAGTCAAAGTATATAACAATTGAATAA
- a CDS encoding metallophosphoesterase: MGSYVISDIHGCYDELIRMLEKINLEDSDTLICAGDYVDKGPKNAEVLKWIMNVPPNVILLRGNHDEDFAQNIEAMRIISYKMDLDRDSLQNTKTLYQSMKKLAKKDASVKFDRCETVYELIEAGYTFSQLCAWADRIKNMPYLYETKVSGRTCIIVHAGYIRRLDTPELKARYSSREEFYMNARGDGFTDGGIMHGMVVAGHTPTTKEEEFAYNDGRVFRRYDKERDFLFYDIDCGCWMRNIGIKNARLACFRLEDEKTFYV, translated from the coding sequence ATGGGCAGTTATGTAATATCGGACATCCACGGATGCTATGACGAGCTGATCCGGATGCTTGAGAAGATAAATTTAGAGGACAGTGACACTCTGATATGTGCGGGAGATTATGTAGATAAGGGACCAAAGAACGCCGAGGTACTGAAGTGGATAATGAATGTTCCGCCAAATGTCATTCTGCTACGGGGAAATCATGATGAGGACTTTGCACAGAATATAGAGGCGATGAGGATCATCAGCTACAAAATGGATCTTGACAGGGATAGCCTGCAGAACACGAAAACTTTGTACCAGTCGATGAAAAAGCTTGCGAAAAAAGATGCCAGCGTAAAGTTTGACCGCTGTGAGACGGTATATGAGCTGATAGAAGCCGGATATACTTTCTCGCAGTTATGTGCATGGGCGGACCGGATAAAGAACATGCCGTATCTGTATGAAACGAAAGTGTCTGGCAGAACATGCATAATAGTCCATGCCGGATACATCAGGAGACTTGATACGCCGGAACTTAAGGCCAGGTACAGCTCAAGGGAAGAGTTCTATATGAATGCCAGGGGAGATGGATTTACTGATGGCGGTATCATGCACGGCATGGTTGTGGCGGGGCATACTCCTACGACCAAAGAGGAAGAATTTGCATATAATGATGGACGGGTATTTCGAAGGTATGACAAAGAGCGGGACTTTTTGTTCTATGACATAGACTGTGGATGCTGGATGAGAAACATAGGAATAAAGAACGCAAGACTTGCATGTTTCAGGCTCGAGGATGAAAAGACGTTTTATGTGTGA
- the dinD gene encoding DNA damage-inducible protein D gives MRELGPALDYVQWRNFEKVIKRAMIACENSGHRVSDDFAEVSKIVEAGVTSKPTRDYELSRYACYLVVQNGDPRKEVIALGQTYFAIQTYRQEVADHFNELDEDNRRLVVRGDIKQWNQMLAETAHNAGVITNEEFAFFQNAGYMGLYGGLDVDDIHSRKQLEVGQKILDYMGSTELIANLFRISQTEEKLRKDKIQGADKATSVHYNVGKEVRTAIEKIGGTMPEDLPTPEKSIQQIEKEQMERLKLKAKKGKLMLDE, from the coding sequence GTGAGAGAACTTGGCCCGGCACTTGATTATGTACAGTGGAGAAATTTTGAAAAGGTAATAAAAAGAGCGATGATTGCATGTGAGAATAGTGGACATAGGGTTTCTGACGATTTTGCTGAGGTCAGCAAAATCGTTGAAGCAGGAGTTACGTCGAAACCAACAAGAGATTACGAATTATCCCGATATGCATGTTATTTGGTAGTACAGAATGGAGATCCACGTAAGGAAGTCATAGCTTTAGGTCAGACATATTTTGCAATACAGACATACAGACAGGAAGTCGCTGATCATTTTAATGAGTTGGATGAGGATAATAGGAGACTGGTGGTTCGGGGCGATATCAAGCAGTGGAATCAGATGTTGGCAGAGACTGCTCATAATGCTGGAGTAATAACAAATGAAGAATTTGCTTTTTTCCAAAATGCAGGTTATATGGGTCTGTATGGAGGACTTGATGTAGACGATATCCATTCAAGAAAACAGTTAGAAGTTGGGCAAAAAATACTTGACTATATGGGAAGTACGGAGTTGATCGCAAACTTGTTTCGTATATCTCAGACAGAAGAAAAGTTGAGGAAAGACAAAATACAAGGCGCTGATAAGGCAACATCAGTTCATTATAATGTTGGAAAAGAAGTGCGCACTGCCATAGAAAAGATTGGTGGCACGATGCCTGAAGATCTTCCAACGCCAGAAAAAAGTATTCAACAGATCGAGAAAGAACAAATGGAACGATTAAAGTTGAAGGCGAAGAAAGGAAAGCTAATGCTTGATGAATGA
- a CDS encoding tyrosine-type recombinase/integrase — MDNMQILIKNYLEYCGKQKCLDEKTLKAYKIDLKQFSDYLCSSDITNVSTSILEDYIGELHNKYKPKTVKRKIASAKAFFHYLEYKEILDRNPFNKLQIKFREPVILPKTIPLHTVETILSTIYEQLNCAKTIYQRRNSLRDAAVIELLFATGMRISELCALKVNDINLYDGSILIYGKGDKERRLQIGNPSVISILNKYEVDFHSEIMNCNHFFANQSGRSLTDQTVRRMINKYTALAAIDLHITPHMFRHTFATSLLEADVDIRYIQEMLGHSSINITEIYTHVALAKQRSILATKHPRNNFNI; from the coding sequence ATGGACAACATGCAAATATTGATAAAAAACTATTTGGAATACTGTGGTAAACAGAAATGCCTTGATGAAAAAACTCTGAAAGCGTATAAGATCGATCTAAAGCAATTCTCAGACTATCTTTGCTCATCTGACATCACCAACGTTTCCACCAGTATATTGGAGGATTACATCGGTGAACTTCATAATAAATACAAGCCCAAGACCGTAAAACGTAAAATTGCATCTGCAAAAGCATTTTTTCACTATCTTGAATACAAGGAAATCCTGGATAGAAATCCGTTCAATAAACTGCAGATCAAATTTCGAGAGCCCGTAATATTACCCAAGACCATTCCACTTCACACCGTTGAAACAATTTTGTCCACCATTTATGAACAGCTTAATTGTGCCAAAACTATCTATCAAAGAAGGAATTCTCTGAGAGACGCAGCCGTTATTGAACTTTTATTTGCAACCGGCATGCGAATTTCTGAACTCTGTGCGCTGAAAGTCAACGATATCAACCTGTACGATGGAAGCATCCTTATATATGGCAAGGGTGATAAAGAGCGCCGACTTCAGATAGGAAATCCGTCTGTCATAAGTATACTGAACAAATATGAAGTTGATTTTCATTCCGAGATAATGAATTGCAATCACTTCTTTGCAAATCAATCCGGTCGGTCACTGACCGATCAGACTGTCCGCAGAATGATAAATAAATATACCGCTCTTGCCGCAATCGATCTACACATAACTCCACATATGTTCAGACATACTTTTGCAACCAGTCTGCTGGAAGCTGATGTGGACATCCGCTATATTCAGGAAATGCTGGGGCACAGCTCCATCAACATCACTGAGATTTATACTCACGTTGCGTTGGCTAAACAGCGAAGTATTTTGGCAACTAAACATCCGAGAAATAATTTTAATATTTAG
- a CDS encoding PLP-dependent aminotransferase family protein, with translation MSEILEEYKELCRELNEFEKNKIPLCAAETYISDFSKQALISNYEGKYSFVDSNGTNSFIGGTYVFRLNELLKKECQLLFNAKYTNADTVTGINCFTICAMSLLKNTDSVLITTPDQGGHASIPIILEKLGVNYEAIPYDYDNYQINYKELNNLCKSGLYKFLIFCQSDIINPPDMSKISLPDSMGIIYDGTQTLGLIAAGVLENPLEYINNIVLIGGTHKTLPAPACGLIMTNCSNYQQQLQKNITPNYLRNTQPNHIAALLLALIEQENFGKSYQNLTVKIANQLAEELSNLGFNIAKLKSNKYTYTHQLFILMNSLDTNEFYQTAENYNITLNKKHKRLFANDGIRIGTQEIARYNWKFGDVKMLAQLLYAIKNHNEKDIIYYRNKLILLKTPAFTFEDISIK, from the coding sequence ATGAGCGAGATACTTGAAGAATATAAAGAACTATGTAGAGAATTGAATGAATTTGAAAAGAATAAAATTCCACTTTGTGCAGCTGAAACATACATTTCTGATTTTTCTAAACAGGCACTAATTTCTAATTATGAAGGGAAATATTCATTTGTAGATTCAAATGGCACTAATTCTTTTATCGGAGGAACATATGTATTTAGATTAAATGAATTATTAAAGAAAGAATGTCAGCTATTATTTAATGCTAAGTATACTAATGCAGATACAGTGACAGGAATTAATTGTTTTACCATATGTGCAATGTCGCTATTAAAGAATACTGACTCCGTTCTTATAACCACTCCAGATCAAGGTGGTCATGCCTCTATACCTATTATTCTAGAAAAACTTGGCGTTAATTATGAAGCAATTCCTTATGATTATGATAATTATCAAATTAATTACAAAGAATTAAATAATTTATGTAAATCTGGATTATACAAATTCTTAATATTCTGTCAGTCAGATATTATTAATCCACCTGATATGTCTAAAATATCATTACCTGATTCAATGGGAATTATTTATGATGGAACACAAACTCTTGGTCTTATTGCCGCTGGGGTGTTGGAAAATCCCTTAGAATATATCAATAATATAGTATTAATTGGTGGCACACACAAAACATTACCTGCACCTGCATGTGGACTTATTATGACCAATTGTAGTAATTACCAACAACAACTGCAAAAAAATATTACTCCCAATTATTTAAGAAATACTCAACCAAATCATATAGCGGCTTTATTACTTGCACTTATTGAACAAGAAAATTTTGGAAAATCCTATCAAAATTTAACTGTAAAAATAGCAAATCAACTTGCTGAAGAACTTTCTAATTTAGGTTTTAATATTGCAAAATTGAAAAGTAACAAATATACATATACGCATCAATTATTTATTTTGATGAATAGTTTAGATACTAATGAATTTTATCAAACAGCTGAAAACTATAATATTACATTAAATAAAAAACATAAACGTTTATTTGCTAATGATGGCATAAGAATAGGTACTCAGGAAATTGCTCGCTATAATTGGAAATTTGGTGATGTTAAAATGCTGGCACAACTATTATATGCTATAAAAAACCATAATGAGAAAGATATTATATATTACAGAAATAAATTAATTTTATTGAAAACCCCAGCTTTCACATTTGAGGATATATCTATAAAATAG
- a CDS encoding L-2-amino-thiazoline-4-carboxylic acid hydrolase — MKRAYSVSSYAKLYEKYCKENLPSEADGIFKKADEYYREFMRRDMPDLGKNMMAANMYDWFTIISFYEASDHRLDGEVLLTIKRESTEKMKFLGKIVNGNKSNWPYKVFEKTYVKFNKMQQEHQAKGEWMDSWKVEINPDGRTEGFCFHLIGCPIAKHAKEHGYADLLPYLCRTDHYLAEVMHARLIRTQTEALGGDCCDYWYVGDESPALEQYKDLEKI, encoded by the coding sequence ATGAAACGGGCATATTCAGTATCGAGCTATGCAAAGCTTTACGAAAAATACTGCAAAGAGAATCTTCCGTCCGAGGCGGATGGTATATTCAAAAAGGCTGATGAATATTACAGGGAATTTATGCGCAGGGACATGCCGGATCTCGGCAAAAATATGATGGCGGCCAATATGTATGACTGGTTCACCATCATATCATTTTATGAGGCAAGCGATCACAGGCTTGACGGCGAGGTTCTTCTCACGATCAAACGGGAATCTACTGAGAAGATGAAATTCCTTGGAAAAATTGTCAATGGCAACAAGAGCAACTGGCCATACAAAGTATTTGAAAAAACCTATGTGAAGTTCAACAAAATGCAACAGGAACACCAGGCTAAAGGAGAATGGATGGATAGCTGGAAAGTTGAGATCAACCCAGATGGCAGGACTGAAGGGTTCTGCTTCCATCTGATCGGCTGCCCTATAGCCAAGCATGCGAAGGAGCACGGCTATGCAGATCTGCTCCCTTATCTGTGCAGAACTGACCACTACCTTGCGGAGGTCATGCACGCCCGCCTGATCCGTACACAGACCGAGGCTCTTGGCGGTGATTGCTGCGACTACTGGTATGTCGGCGACGAAAGTCCTGCACTGGAGCAGTATAAGGATCTTGAGAAAATATAA
- the fliB gene encoding flagellin lysine-N-methylase, producing MIYTYPDYYKKFNCIADKCPDTCCGKWQIVIDDDSLEKYEDYNGEYRDELRRKVNWKEGVFRHGRSGKCAFLRDDMLCDMYIHMGKESLCTTCREYPRHTEEFENVREVSLSLSCPEVARILMNITDKVTFVTEEDDEDEVFDDFDYFLYSNLEDIREAILNVIQDRSVNIRNRIERVIQIGASAQRHYDEGDLVMWDETDEQDKPQIHGDHEEYMLLQKQAMFLIEDLELLYDDWEDVLIESQELLFGGGEETFTENRRLFEAWWRSNCEVTGCHLGQKSDIAESVVTEDNVIEGEHRMTMDIFLEQIIVYFISIYLLGAVYDDNISGKVNACVGHAVELYMLLMARWLRNGETLSADDLIELSYRYSREIEHSDENLEQVEVLDWFGL from the coding sequence ATGATTTACACATACCCGGATTATTATAAGAAATTCAATTGTATAGCGGACAAATGCCCGGACACATGCTGCGGCAAATGGCAGATAGTGATAGATGATGATTCGTTGGAAAAATATGAGGATTATAATGGTGAGTACAGGGATGAGCTGCGCCGCAAGGTAAATTGGAAAGAAGGCGTTTTCAGACACGGCAGAAGTGGAAAGTGTGCATTTCTGCGGGATGATATGCTATGTGACATGTATATACATATGGGTAAGGAAAGCCTTTGTACCACCTGCAGGGAATATCCGAGACATACGGAGGAATTCGAGAACGTGCGCGAGGTTTCGTTATCACTTTCATGTCCTGAGGTGGCACGTATACTGATGAACATCACGGACAAGGTGACATTTGTGACTGAGGAAGATGACGAGGACGAGGTGTTCGATGATTTTGATTATTTCCTGTACTCCAATCTGGAGGATATCCGGGAGGCGATACTGAATGTCATTCAGGACAGAAGTGTGAACATCCGGAACAGAATAGAGCGGGTGATTCAGATCGGTGCGTCGGCTCAGAGACACTATGACGAGGGCGATCTGGTCATGTGGGATGAGACAGATGAGCAGGATAAGCCACAGATCCACGGAGACCATGAAGAGTATATGTTACTTCAGAAGCAGGCTATGTTTCTCATTGAAGATCTTGAACTTTTGTATGATGACTGGGAGGATGTGCTCATAGAGTCGCAGGAGCTTTTGTTTGGTGGGGGCGAGGAAACATTTACGGAGAATCGGAGACTGTTTGAAGCTTGGTGGAGAAGTAACTGCGAGGTTACAGGATGTCATCTTGGACAGAAATCGGATATTGCTGAGAGTGTTGTGACTGAGGACAATGTGATTGAGGGTGAGCATCGCATGACGATGGACATATTCCTTGAACAGATCATAGTCTACTTCATCTCGATATACCTTCTCGGCGCAGTGTACGACGATAATATATCCGGCAAGGTAAACGCATGCGTCGGACATGCGGTTGAACTCTATATGCTGCTCATGGCTAGATGGCTCAGAAATGGTGAGACTTTGTCGGCGGATGATCTCATAGAGCTCTCTTACAGATATTCCAGGGAGATAGAGCATTCGGACGAGAATCTTGAACAGGTTGAGGTTCTAGATTGGTTTGGTCTGTAA